The proteins below come from a single Demetria terragena DSM 11295 genomic window:
- a CDS encoding ATP-binding protein: MSRRPNPYRPGFGMEPAYLAGRAEVLEAAAEALESAALDFVTPRPLILVGPRGLGKTVTIRRVADVALERFSWPSVHGEAVSGSPMLEPLSGRLEEMAGLLRQQPPRASRGRITGGKVAAGAMGISGEVEWARESAGQGQHEHIAARFDAALHDVMSAADERDAGLVLTIDELQNADRGELGILGAALQRMTHQNAPLVVVVAALPGVRRLLQDRARGPKPPTYLERAEWHHLGHLPAADARDALERPAREAGRPLTSGATDVLAELAGGYPFALQVAGKYAWRAAGDAASVTAAHAHQAESRIRRDLETSLFQSRWDGAAPEERRYLSTLAALDDSAARNADVAKRLGKRPNQTSYLQERLVHKGTLYPDESSGGLRFVTPGMGAWLRDNYPEGTQG; the protein is encoded by the coding sequence ATGAGTCGCAGGCCAAATCCCTATCGGCCCGGCTTCGGCATGGAACCGGCCTATCTTGCGGGCCGGGCCGAGGTCTTGGAGGCCGCCGCCGAGGCACTGGAATCGGCGGCGCTGGATTTCGTCACCCCGAGGCCGCTGATCCTGGTCGGCCCACGGGGGCTCGGGAAGACCGTCACCATTCGGCGAGTGGCCGATGTTGCGCTCGAGCGATTCTCTTGGCCCAGCGTGCATGGTGAGGCAGTCTCCGGCAGTCCCATGCTGGAGCCGTTGAGCGGCCGGCTGGAGGAAATGGCTGGTCTCTTGAGGCAGCAACCACCTCGCGCCTCGCGCGGTCGGATCACGGGCGGGAAGGTCGCGGCCGGTGCCATGGGGATATCGGGCGAAGTTGAGTGGGCGCGCGAGTCGGCTGGGCAGGGCCAGCACGAGCACATTGCGGCACGTTTTGACGCGGCCCTTCACGACGTCATGTCCGCGGCAGATGAACGAGACGCGGGCTTGGTGTTGACCATCGATGAGCTACAAAACGCCGACCGCGGCGAGCTGGGCATCCTGGGCGCAGCATTGCAGCGAATGACTCACCAGAACGCGCCCCTGGTCGTGGTGGTCGCGGCCCTTCCTGGAGTTCGACGGCTCCTCCAGGACCGTGCTCGAGGACCGAAACCGCCGACCTATCTCGAACGGGCTGAGTGGCACCACTTGGGACATTTGCCCGCCGCCGACGCGCGAGACGCGCTCGAGCGTCCCGCACGCGAAGCAGGACGGCCGCTGACCTCCGGGGCCACTGACGTGCTGGCGGAGTTGGCCGGTGGCTATCCGTTCGCGCTGCAGGTCGCCGGAAAGTACGCCTGGCGGGCAGCAGGTGATGCTGCGAGTGTGACCGCGGCTCATGCCCATCAGGCCGAGTCCCGGATCCGCCGCGACCTAGAGACCAGCCTCTTCCAGTCCCGCTGGGACGGCGCCGCGCCCGAGGAGCGCCGATACCTGAGCACCCTTGCTGCTCTTGACGATTCAGCCGCACGAAACGCTGATGTCGCCAAGCGATTGGGCAAGCGCCCCAACCAGACGAGCTACCTCCAAGAACGACTGGTGCACAAAGGCACCCTCTATCCGGATGAGTCCAGCGGAGGGCTTCGCTTCGTGACCCCAGGGATGGGCGCGTGGCTGCGAGACAACTATCCCGAGGGCACTCAGGGGTAG
- a CDS encoding pseudouridine synthase, which produces MSGKQHRKGNNSSQKRPQRPQRPPRKRTPRDEAIDVHRAEGVRLQKLLAGAGVGSRRACEQLIANGRVEVDGQIVVELGVRIDPDTQVVHVDGERVQLDESKLYLAFNKPLGVVSTMHDEMDRISVGDYLEHRKDRLFHVGRLDVDTEGLLLLTNDGDLANRLQHPSYGVSKTYVAVVPGPVPRDLGQKLREGVELEDGPVRVDSFRLVDSRPGQAMVELVLHEGRKHIVRRLLEAMGRPVESLVRTNVGPVSLGELRPGKMRPLSSQEVAGLYKAAGL; this is translated from the coding sequence ATGAGCGGCAAACAGCACCGCAAAGGCAACAACTCCTCCCAGAAGCGCCCGCAGCGTCCCCAGCGGCCGCCTCGCAAACGCACTCCGCGCGATGAGGCAATCGACGTCCACCGCGCCGAGGGCGTACGTCTGCAGAAACTCCTTGCGGGGGCTGGCGTGGGCTCACGGCGGGCTTGCGAGCAACTCATTGCGAATGGACGCGTCGAGGTCGACGGCCAGATCGTGGTCGAACTGGGCGTGCGGATTGATCCAGACACCCAGGTTGTGCACGTCGACGGCGAGCGCGTTCAACTCGATGAATCCAAGCTCTACCTCGCGTTTAACAAGCCACTCGGCGTGGTGTCGACCATGCACGACGAGATGGACCGGATTTCGGTTGGCGACTACTTGGAACACCGCAAGGATCGGCTGTTTCACGTCGGACGGCTCGACGTGGACACCGAGGGTCTGCTGTTGCTCACCAACGATGGCGACCTGGCTAACCGGCTACAGCACCCGTCCTACGGGGTGTCCAAAACGTATGTCGCCGTCGTCCCTGGCCCTGTGCCGCGCGATCTTGGCCAGAAGCTACGCGAAGGTGTGGAACTGGAGGACGGTCCGGTGCGCGTTGATTCGTTCCGCCTCGTCGATTCCAGGCCGGGCCAGGCGATGGTCGAGTTGGTCCTGCACGAAGGCCGCAAGCACATTGTCCGCCGACTGCTGGAGGCCATGGGGCGTCCGGTCGAGTCACTGGTGCGCACAAATGTGGGTCCGGTCAGCCTGGGTGAGTTGCGCCCGGGGAAGATGCGCCCGCTATCTAGCCAGGAGGTCGCTGGGCTCTACAAGGCTGCGGGCCTGTGA
- a CDS encoding ABC transporter ATP-binding protein: MIHVDSVTKTYGSTRVLENVTFTAQPGRVTGFLGPNGAGKSTTMRIMVGLTRPTAGSATIEGHHYADLPNPGRDIGVLLDASAQHAGRTGRETLTLAAQTLGMPTSRVDQILDLVSLTPKESKRRVRDYSLGMRQRLGIATALVGDPHVLILDEPANGLDPAGIRWMRDLLRQYADMGGTVLLSSHLLHEIEVIADDLIVIGRGKIVAQGTKQDLLATAGTSVRTPQVGALRSALVSAGLIAHDSGRDGLRVEADPDVVGRIALTSGIALVELRPAEGAGLEEMFLELTADTQREQTIEGDAA, translated from the coding sequence ATGATTCACGTCGATTCCGTCACTAAGACGTACGGCTCTACCCGTGTCCTCGAGAATGTCACGTTCACCGCTCAGCCTGGGCGAGTGACCGGATTCCTCGGTCCTAACGGCGCGGGCAAATCCACCACTATGCGCATCATGGTCGGCCTCACCCGGCCCACCGCCGGTTCGGCCACGATCGAAGGGCACCACTACGCAGACCTGCCCAACCCCGGCCGGGACATCGGCGTTCTCTTGGATGCCTCAGCACAGCACGCCGGGCGTACCGGTCGAGAGACGTTGACGCTGGCAGCCCAGACCCTGGGCATGCCGACCAGCCGCGTCGACCAGATCCTCGACCTGGTCAGCCTGACTCCCAAAGAGTCCAAACGTCGTGTCCGCGACTACTCCCTGGGTATGCGTCAGCGTCTCGGCATTGCGACCGCACTTGTCGGCGACCCGCACGTTCTCATCCTCGACGAACCGGCGAATGGCCTTGACCCAGCAGGGATTCGGTGGATGCGAGACCTGCTTCGGCAGTACGCCGACATGGGCGGCACCGTCCTGCTGAGCTCGCACCTGCTGCACGAAATTGAGGTCATCGCCGACGATCTGATCGTCATCGGGCGGGGCAAGATCGTGGCGCAGGGAACCAAACAGGACCTGCTCGCGACGGCGGGAACCTCCGTACGCACCCCGCAGGTCGGTGCGCTGCGGAGTGCGCTCGTCAGCGCGGGCCTTATCGCTCACGACTCTGGTCGGGACGGACTGCGGGTCGAAGCCGATCCGGACGTCGTGGGCCGTATCGCGTTGACCAGCGGCATCGCTTTGGTTGAACTCCGGCCAGCAGAGGGCGCTGGCCTTGAAGAAATGTTCCTCGAACTCACCGCTGACACCCAGCGCGAGCAGACCATTGAAGGAGACGCGGCATGA
- a CDS encoding ABC transporter permease codes for MSTAPTATPSVALQDVSTAGRGDSSGMIERPGIGFGRLIRIELRKMFDTRSGFWLMMSIGILSLIATVAVLIFASDESLTFESFATAIGVPMSILLPVVAVLGVTSEWSQRSGLTTFTMVPRRGRIIAAKLAATVLVGVTSMLLAVGLGAAGNLLGATIRGVDLTWGLSIAAVGKIILANVLGMLMGFVIATIIRNSAGALVGYFAVAFVLPTITGILYGTQAWFRDISRWVDFQANQVQLYDGAMEANDWGYLAFTGFFWLVIPLFIGVRLAVRSEVK; via the coding sequence ATGAGTACCGCACCCACCGCGACGCCGAGCGTGGCGCTGCAGGACGTCAGCACCGCAGGCCGCGGGGACTCCTCAGGAATGATCGAGCGGCCTGGCATCGGATTCGGTCGCCTGATCCGGATCGAGCTGCGCAAGATGTTCGACACCCGCTCGGGTTTCTGGCTGATGATGAGCATCGGCATCCTGTCGCTGATCGCCACCGTTGCCGTCTTGATCTTTGCGAGTGACGAGAGCCTGACCTTCGAGAGTTTTGCCACGGCCATCGGTGTGCCGATGTCCATTCTGCTGCCCGTCGTCGCCGTGCTCGGCGTGACGAGCGAATGGTCGCAACGTTCGGGGCTGACGACGTTCACCATGGTGCCCAGGAGGGGGCGCATCATTGCCGCCAAGCTCGCGGCAACCGTGCTGGTTGGTGTGACCTCGATGCTGCTGGCCGTCGGTCTGGGGGCAGCGGGCAATCTCCTGGGCGCGACAATTCGTGGCGTCGACCTCACCTGGGGCCTGAGCATCGCTGCAGTCGGCAAGATCATCCTCGCGAATGTCCTGGGCATGTTGATGGGGTTTGTCATCGCCACCATCATCCGCAACTCGGCGGGTGCGCTCGTCGGCTATTTCGCCGTCGCCTTTGTGCTCCCCACGATCACCGGAATCTTGTATGGCACTCAGGCGTGGTTCAGGGACATCTCTCGGTGGGTCGATTTCCAGGCCAACCAGGTGCAGCTCTATGACGGCGCGATGGAGGCAAACGACTGGGGTTACCTGGCCTTCACGGGCTTCTTCTGGCTGGTGATCCCGCTGTTCATCGGTGTTCGTCTGGCAGTGCGCAGCGAAGTGAAATGA
- a CDS encoding prephenate dehydrogenase, translating into MTTIRVVGTGLLGTSIGMALSRRGHRVLLEDTSPTTLALARDLGAGEIHRDSEQPHLVVVATPPDVTAQVVARELQSWPEAIVTDVASVKQSVLDQLRLAADAASLTRYVGSHPMAGRERSGAVGAQDDLFEGRTWVLVPHESTLPAATALVRELGMATGASVVEMPAAEHDLAVAAVSHLPQVAASLVAARLRDLPDGAVALAGPGVRDVTRIAASDPLLWTQILSGNAVAITPLLGALSQDLANIQQALEALQPNGSEPGARGVLAQAIAQGQQGQARLPGKHGAAAATFASLVVVVPDEPGELGRLFTEMGKADVNLEDVRIEHAEGRPVGLAEVWVLPSALERLQEALSANGWSVHI; encoded by the coding sequence GTGACCACGATTCGTGTGGTCGGCACCGGGCTGCTCGGCACTTCCATCGGTATGGCGTTGTCGCGACGAGGTCATCGGGTTCTCCTGGAGGACACCTCGCCGACGACGCTTGCCTTGGCACGGGATCTGGGCGCGGGCGAGATCCACCGTGACAGCGAACAACCGCACCTTGTGGTGGTCGCGACGCCACCCGATGTGACGGCGCAGGTGGTGGCGCGCGAGTTGCAGTCATGGCCAGAGGCGATTGTCACCGATGTCGCCTCCGTCAAGCAGAGTGTGCTGGACCAACTGCGCCTGGCCGCCGATGCGGCCAGCCTGACGCGCTATGTCGGGTCGCACCCGATGGCGGGCCGGGAGCGATCCGGCGCAGTCGGGGCACAAGACGACTTGTTCGAAGGCCGTACGTGGGTGTTAGTGCCGCACGAGTCGACGCTGCCGGCGGCAACCGCGTTAGTTCGAGAACTGGGTATGGCCACGGGGGCTTCGGTGGTGGAAATGCCTGCGGCTGAACACGATCTGGCCGTGGCGGCCGTTTCCCACCTACCGCAGGTCGCTGCGAGTTTGGTGGCAGCGAGGCTCCGTGACCTGCCGGACGGCGCGGTGGCGCTGGCCGGGCCGGGCGTACGCGATGTGACTCGCATTGCCGCCTCCGATCCGTTGCTCTGGACCCAGATCCTTTCGGGAAACGCCGTGGCCATCACCCCGCTCCTGGGCGCACTGAGCCAGGATCTGGCCAACATCCAGCAGGCGTTGGAGGCGCTCCAGCCCAACGGTTCAGAGCCTGGAGCCCGTGGCGTGCTGGCGCAGGCCATCGCTCAGGGGCAGCAGGGCCAGGCGCGTCTCCCAGGCAAGCATGGAGCTGCGGCGGCGACTTTTGCCTCGCTCGTGGTGGTCGTTCCGGATGAGCCGGGGGAGTTGGGACGTCTGTTCACCGAGATGGGCAAAGCCGACGTCAACCTCGAGGACGTTCGTATCGAGCATGCCGAGGGTCGGCCGGTCGGCCTTGCCGAGGTATGGGTGCTGCCCAGCGCACTCGAGCGCCTGCAGGAGGCCCTGTCGGCAAATGGGTGGAGCGTGCACATCTAG
- a CDS encoding GmrSD restriction endonuclease domain-containing protein, which translates to MPLANAWRSGADSWSTDERETYANDPLVLVSSDDSLNQAKGDDGPEDWQPPLEESHCNYAVRWTLTKDKYELNVTSTEKTALTSMLKTC; encoded by the coding sequence GTGCCGCTCGCCAATGCCTGGCGGTCTGGCGCGGACTCCTGGAGCACTGACGAACGGGAAACGTACGCCAACGACCCGCTCGTTCTCGTGTCTTCCGACGACTCGCTCAACCAGGCCAAGGGCGATGACGGCCCAGAAGACTGGCAGCCGCCGCTGGAGGAGTCACACTGCAACTATGCGGTGCGGTGGACGCTGACCAAGGACAAATACGAACTCAACGTCACCAGCACTGAGAAGACGGCGCTGACGAGCATGCTCAAGACCTGCTGA
- a CDS encoding tyrosine-type recombinase/integrase — protein MASTQRVAIPGGVTWTVVDDEAHVIEHVESYLDFVRQSDYSPNTVRSYAKSLALWSTHLAGRGRAWDAVQLTDFGSFLQALRAGEVGSSTTALRSTRVVSDATVAARVRPVMSFYRFHAAMGVPAAPFLYEQVSRRPGRYLPFLEHVARRGTRSQSTVKVRVRPREVPVLEPASVDELITAEADFDTSSGEWSGDLRYRLLWTLLAETGMRIGEALSLQHRDWATGRGDTASVHIVPRPHPHGLQLKSGARRVFVGSRLDRLYGDYVWWLCDRGADAVIEDWDAAYIFCNAFREPMFAPLRTESVYAHLNRRKRQIPGLPSGMTPHWFRHTHATALLLAGTPLHVVSRRLGHRDVQTTTNTYGHVTDDAELAALANWRHVVHGWESTADD, from the coding sequence ATGGCATCGACCCAGCGAGTGGCGATTCCGGGTGGGGTGACGTGGACAGTCGTCGACGACGAGGCCCACGTGATCGAGCATGTCGAGTCGTACCTGGACTTTGTCCGGCAGTCTGACTACTCACCGAACACGGTGCGCTCGTATGCGAAGAGTCTGGCGCTGTGGTCGACGCACTTGGCGGGTCGCGGCCGTGCGTGGGATGCAGTGCAGTTGACCGACTTCGGCTCGTTCCTGCAGGCGCTTCGTGCCGGTGAAGTCGGTTCCAGTACGACCGCGTTGAGATCGACCCGGGTTGTCTCCGACGCGACCGTCGCGGCCCGGGTCCGTCCGGTGATGAGCTTCTACCGGTTCCACGCAGCGATGGGAGTGCCGGCGGCCCCGTTCCTGTACGAACAGGTGAGCCGTCGCCCCGGCCGCTACCTGCCCTTTCTGGAGCATGTGGCCCGTCGTGGGACCCGGAGCCAATCGACCGTCAAGGTGCGGGTCCGGCCCCGGGAGGTGCCCGTACTGGAGCCCGCGAGCGTCGATGAACTGATCACGGCCGAGGCCGACTTCGACACTTCCAGCGGGGAATGGTCGGGCGACCTGCGTTACCGGTTGTTGTGGACGCTGCTGGCGGAGACCGGGATGCGGATCGGCGAGGCCCTCTCACTGCAGCACCGAGACTGGGCCACGGGTCGAGGGGACACTGCCTCGGTCCACATCGTTCCTCGACCGCACCCGCATGGTCTGCAACTCAAGAGCGGGGCAAGACGCGTGTTCGTGGGCAGCCGACTTGACCGTCTCTACGGCGACTACGTGTGGTGGCTGTGCGATCGTGGCGCGGACGCCGTCATCGAGGACTGGGACGCGGCCTACATCTTCTGCAACGCCTTCCGGGAACCGATGTTCGCCCCGCTGCGAACGGAGAGCGTCTACGCGCACCTGAACCGGCGGAAGCGCCAGATCCCTGGACTGCCGTCGGGGATGACTCCGCATTGGTTCCGCCACACCCACGCCACAGCGCTGCTGCTGGCGGGCACTCCACTGCACGTGGTCAGCCGCCGTCTGGGTCACCGAGACGTGCAGACCACCACCAACACGTACGGACACGTCACCGACGACGCCGAGCTGGCCGCATTGGCCAACTGGCGCCACGTCGTGCACGGATGGGAGTCAACTGCAGATGACTGA
- the cmk gene encoding (d)CMP kinase, translated as MSAVTQQTHSADHDQLSGLVIAIDGPSGSGKSSVSKAVASRLGIGYLDTGAMYRALTWWCLDQGLDLSDQDAVANASLTLPLTMGTDPAAPSVLVGGVAVDAAIRETRISESVSAVATNLAVRPVMRDLQRALMASIAAETGGVVAEGRDITTVVAPDATVRALVTASEEARLARRSKELHGDADANSVERTREQIVARDARDSTVSQFSVASDGVVTVDTSDLDFEQSVAAVLQVIEHAQSAAGES; from the coding sequence ATGTCCGCCGTGACCCAGCAGACTCATAGCGCAGACCACGATCAGCTCAGCGGGCTGGTCATCGCGATCGACGGGCCATCCGGCTCGGGGAAGTCATCGGTGTCCAAGGCAGTTGCCTCCCGGCTAGGGATTGGGTACCTCGACACCGGAGCGATGTATCGAGCGCTCACCTGGTGGTGTCTTGACCAGGGGCTGGATCTCAGTGACCAGGACGCCGTGGCCAACGCTTCGCTGACTTTGCCGTTGACGATGGGCACTGACCCGGCCGCTCCCTCCGTCCTCGTGGGCGGTGTCGCCGTTGATGCTGCGATCCGCGAGACGCGCATCTCCGAGTCGGTATCAGCGGTGGCGACGAACTTGGCCGTACGGCCGGTCATGCGAGACCTACAGCGTGCGCTGATGGCCTCGATCGCCGCCGAGACCGGTGGCGTTGTCGCCGAAGGGCGCGACATCACCACGGTGGTCGCTCCCGATGCGACCGTCCGAGCACTCGTCACGGCTTCCGAAGAGGCGCGTCTGGCCCGGCGTTCCAAGGAACTTCACGGCGATGCTGACGCAAATTCCGTGGAGCGCACTCGCGAGCAGATCGTCGCGCGCGATGCCCGGGACTCCACTGTGTCGCAGTTTTCGGTGGCGTCAGATGGTGTCGTCACCGTAGATACCTCCGACCTGGACTTCGAGCAGTCAGTCGCCGCGGTGCTTCAGGTGATCGAGCACGCCCAGAGTGCGGCTGGGGAGTCGTAG